The window CAACACGGGATCGCACTTCTACCACGTCGACGTCGACGCCGCGACGCGCCGAGGCGTGCTGCTCGCAAACGCGCCGGGCGGCTCGTCGCCGTCCGTCGCCGAGCTGACGATCGCCTACATCATTGCCCTCGTTCGCCGCATCCCCCAGACGAACGCGGCGATGCATAGGGGGGAGTGGCCGGTCGAGCTGTACGGATCGGTCGAGGGGAAGACCCTCGGCATCCTCGGGATGGGAAAGATCGGCACGCGCGTCGCCCGGGCGGCGGTCGCCCTCGACATGCGCGTCGTCGCCTGGGGGCCGACCCTGACCGACGAGCGCGCTGCCCGATCCGGCGTCACGCGGGTCGAGATCGACGACCTCGTGCAATCGGCGGACTTTGTCTCAGTGCATCTTCCGCTCAGCGACCTCTCGCGGAGTATCATGTCCCGCGAGCGGATCTGGCGGATGAAGCCCTCGGCGTTTCTCGTGAACACGGCGCGCGCCGCCATCGTCGACGAGACCGCCCTGATCGACGCCCTGCGCGCCGGGCGGATCGCGGGCGCGGCGCTCGACGTGTTTCTCGAGGAGCCCTTGCCGCGCGAATCGCCGCTCCGAGGGATGCAGAACGTCATCCTGTCACCGCACGCCGGCTGGACCACGCACGAGTCGTACGGCCCCTGGATCGAGATGACCGTCGAGAACGTGATCGCCTATCTGGACGGCGCGCCCATCCGCATCCACAATCCGGAGGCCCTGGCCGCCCACGCCGGCCTCCCGGGCGGCCGCCCGTGAGCGCGCGCAAACCGACGGCCGTGATCATCACCACGGGCGGCACGATCGCGTCCAGGCCCGACCCGGTGACCGGCGCCGTCGTGCCGGCGGTCTCGGGCGAGGACCTCGTCAGCGCCGTCCCCGGGCTCTCACACGTGGCGAACGTCGAGGTGCGCGCCTACAGGAACGTCCTCGGGCCCGCGCTCGAGCCCGAGGACCTGTTCGCCATCGGCCGAATGGCGGTCGACGCGTTGAAGCAGGACGCCGTCGATGGCGTGGTCGTCACGTCGGGCACCGGCATCATCGAGGAGGGCAGCTACCTCTGCGATCTCCTCAATACGACGGATAAGCCCCTCGTCTGGACGGGCGCCCAGTTCAGCGCCGACATGTGGGACACCGATGGCCCCCGCAACCTGCTCAACTCCGTTCGCGTGGCCGTTGATCCGGAAGCGCGAGGCATGGGCGCCGTCGTCTGTTTCAACCAGGAGATCAATGCCGCCCGCGACGTCATCAAGCACCACAAGAGCAACATGCACACCTTCACGTCCCTCGACGTCGGCATCCTCGGCCGCGCGGACGAGGACCGGGTCGTCTTCGTGCGCCGGCCGGCGCGGCGCCGCGCCTTCGACGTGGCCCGGATCGAGCCGAACGTGGACTTCATCAAGATCGTCGCCGGAAGCGACGATCGCTTCTTCCGCGCATCCATCGCCGCCGGCGCGAAAGGGATCGTGGTGGAGTCATTCCCCGGGGTGGGGATTCTCTCGCCGCGGACCCTCCCCGGCGCGCTGGCCGCCCGCGAGGCCGGTATTCCGGTCGTGCTGACGACCCGGTCGATTCAGGGGCGGACCATTCCGAAATACGGCGGGGAGATCGGCGCGCGGGACCTCATTCGGCACGGAATCATCCTGGCGGGCGATCTCGCCCCCAGCAAGGCCCACGTCTTGCTGATGGTGCTCCTGGCCGTCACTCAGGACAACGAGCGATTGCGCGAGCTGTTCGCGGACGCCGCGCCCTGATCCGCGGCGCCTCAGACGGCGATCAGATAGCCGGGAGGTGGCGGCGATGCCCGACGCGCTGCGACGAGCATCGCGTCCCGCTGGCTCGCGACGCCAGCGCGCGGCCAGATGCAGGCGTTACCAACCCGCACGGTGAGCTGCGAGTCGTGTTTCTGGCAGCAGCCCATTCCGGCCAGCTTGCGCCCGTTGACGTATTCGGGGGAGAAGAAGGGACAGCCCCCGGAACAGACACGCACCCGTTCCTGCCCGTGAGCGCTCGCCTTCATCGTCTTGATGTCCGCCATGGGTCACCTCCCCACGCTTTGCCGGTCATCATATGTTTCAGTCTCGTGATTTACTGTGAAGGCGATCACGAATCCGGCGTGATCCGCGATCCATCTCAACGCAGCGCGTAGGGTTCGCCGTGCAGAGCGCCCCGCTCGTCAGCGTTTCCCGAGGATCGCAGATCGAATCGGTGCACTGCGGTTCTATCGCCGTCTGCGACACCGAGGGAAAGCTGGTTGCCGTTGTAGGCGATCCCGAGCGGCTGACCTATTTGCGCTCCTCGGCGAAACCGTTTCAGGCAATGGCCGTTGTCGAGACCGGCGCCGTGGATCGGTTCGCGATGACCGAGGCCGAGATCGCGCTGATCGCCTCATCTCACAGCGGCGAGCCCCGGCACACGCGGTCCGTCGCAGGGTTGCTGGCGCGCGCTGGACTGGCGGCTGATGATCTCCAGTGCGGCGCTCACCCCCCGCTTCATGCCCACACCCGCGCAACGCTCGAGGCGTCTGGCCAGCCGCCGACTGCGCTCCACCACAACTGCTCGGGGAAGCATTGCGGCATGCTGTGCGCCTGCGTTCACCAGGGCTGGGACGCCCGGACCTATCTCCGTCCCGACCACCCCATGCAGCGGCGCAACCTCGCCCTCATTGCGGACGCGGCGTCCCTGCCCGCCCGGGACATCGCCATCGCCATCGATGGATGCGGCGTACCGACCTTCGGGATGCCCCTCCGGTCCTTCGCCACGGCATTCGCGCGGCTAGCGCGCCACGATACCCTTGGGTCACACGACGAAGCCGGGCGGCGCGTCGCCACCGCCATGCTCGCCCATCCCGAGATGGTTGCGGGCGAGGGCCGCTTCGACACGGCGCTGATGGAGCGCGCTGGCGGCCGCGTCCTCGTCAAGTCGGGCGCGGAAGGGTGCTGCGGGATCAGCCTGCCGGAGCGAGGCTGGGGAATCGCCCTCAAGATCGAGGACGGAAACGCGCGAGCGGTGCCGTCTGCGGCCGTTGCGACGCTCCGCGCCGTGAACGTGCTCACCGAGGCTGACGAGTCAGCCCTGGCAGACTTCGCCCGGCCGCCAATCCGGAACTACCGAGGCGAGATCGTCGGTGAGATAGCTGCGACGTTTCGTCTCGATTTGGCACGATGACGCGAATCAGGCTTCGCGGGCGATCTCCAGGGGCTTGCCGTTGACGCTCGCCACCAGCTCGCACGGGGTTGGCTCGCGGATCGCGCCGATCGTGTAGCAGCTCGCCTCCGCCATCCGGAGCAGCTCGCTCACCCGCCCGATCGGCTCATCGCTGTCGAGGTCGACCTCGGTGCGCACGCTGTCGCACCCGGCGGTCGCCGTCCCCGCGAGAATCGAGCCGGCGCGGTGGTACCGCGCGTGGACCCTCACGCGCGCATTGCGAATCGCGATCTTCATCATCTGTGCGGACCGCACAAGCTGGGTCGCCAGTCAGAATCCGATCGCGAGGGTGAAGTAGGCGAGGGGAGAGGGCGCGGTGTTGGTGCCACCCGTCCGCTCCGCCTCGTCGCTCATAACAGTGAACCCGCGAACGTGCCCCTCTTTGAGCATGCCCTCGAGGACGACGACCTCCGATTCGACGTCAGGGCCGGGCCGACCCCCATCGGATTGATTCACGACCGCGTCAACCGGGATTTCTTGCATGCGCCTCTCTCCGCGTCCAGTGTTCGGACTGCCGTCTTCCTCACAATGGGAGCGTAGGGGCTGTCGCGTGCGCCCGTCAAGCTCCCGCGGTTGGGTGCGCCGAGGTGGTTCGTGGCTCGGACGCCGCGGCACGCGTGCCTCACGACCGCCGCGATAGTAGGATAGGCTAGCCACGAAAAGGAGGGACCGAATGCGCCAGAGTCACCAACTCGTCATCAATGGACAGCTTCAAGGGTTCGCCAAGGGTGTGAACGCAGAGGGCCGTTTCGCCTTTGTGTCGGGCGTCACCGGGCGAGGGGCGACCATAGGCGACCAGGCCGAGGACTGCTGGAACACGATCAAGGAGCGGGTCGAGTCGCTGGGCGGTCGGGTCGAGAACATCGTGCAGCGCATGACGTTCGTCACCAGCATCGCGGATTGGCAGGCGGAAGGCGGCCCGCGTCAACGAGCCTGGCTGCAGAAGAATTGCCCGTCCCTGATCGAAAATCCGCCCGCTGGTACGCTGATCGGCTGCGTGGGGCTGGCCCAGCCTGAGTACAAGGTCGAGATCCAGGTCGTCGTGGCCCTCGACTGACGCGCGAAGCCGCGTCCCGCGCTCTGTGGGGACCCGGGGTGAGCGCTCGGCTAAATCGCCGGGTTGACCGGCGGATTCACCGCCTCATGGGCTGATCCGTACAACTCGTCGATGTACTGGCTATCGTCGATCGCCCGCAGGTAATGGGTGTCCCAGAGGTCGAACGGACCGATGAAATTGATGTTGGCATCGTGCGCGACGTCCAGGTTGTAGACGTTCCACACAGCGAGCGGGTGCGGAAACGGCTTCGCACTCAAGAGCCGCGCCCACACGCTCTGCAGATGCTCGATCTCTTCGTGGCTCTTGATCCCCAAAACGGGAGCGACGTGCGCCTCCAGGATCTCGCACACGCGTGATGGCTCCGTCTTGAAGAAATGGATGGCGTC is drawn from Chloroflexota bacterium and contains these coding sequences:
- a CDS encoding asparaginase — its product is MQSAPLVSVSRGSQIESVHCGSIAVCDTEGKLVAVVGDPERLTYLRSSAKPFQAMAVVETGAVDRFAMTEAEIALIASSHSGEPRHTRSVAGLLARAGLAADDLQCGAHPPLHAHTRATLEASGQPPTALHHNCSGKHCGMLCACVHQGWDARTYLRPDHPMQRRNLALIADAASLPARDIAIAIDGCGVPTFGMPLRSFATAFARLARHDTLGSHDEAGRRVATAMLAHPEMVAGEGRFDTALMERAGGRVLVKSGAEGCCGISLPERGWGIALKIEDGNARAVPSAAVATLRAVNVLTEADESALADFARPPIRNYRGEIVGEIAATFRLDLAR
- a CDS encoding asparaginase, producing MSARKPTAVIITTGGTIASRPDPVTGAVVPAVSGEDLVSAVPGLSHVANVEVRAYRNVLGPALEPEDLFAIGRMAVDALKQDAVDGVVVTSGTGIIEEGSYLCDLLNTTDKPLVWTGAQFSADMWDTDGPRNLLNSVRVAVDPEARGMGAVVCFNQEINAARDVIKHHKSNMHTFTSLDVGILGRADEDRVVFVRRPARRRAFDVARIEPNVDFIKIVAGSDDRFFRASIAAGAKGIVVESFPGVGILSPRTLPGALAAREAGIPVVLTTRSIQGRTIPKYGGEIGARDLIRHGIILAGDLAPSKAHVLLMVLLAVTQDNERLRELFADAAP
- a CDS encoding D-2-hydroxyacid dehydrogenase family protein codes for the protein MAEARVAVIDDFHRAFAPTDAIRRLRQRAEVAIFDAPFPSHADMARALRGYPIVIANRERTHFTEAILGQLPDLRLISNTGSHFYHVDVDAATRRGVLLANAPGGSSPSVAELTIAYIIALVRRIPQTNAAMHRGEWPVELYGSVEGKTLGILGMGKIGTRVARAAVALDMRVVAWGPTLTDERAARSGVTRVEIDDLVQSADFVSVHLPLSDLSRSIMSRERIWRMKPSAFLVNTARAAIVDETALIDALRAGRIAGAALDVFLEEPLPRESPLRGMQNVILSPHAGWTTHESYGPWIEMTVENVIAYLDGAPIRIHNPEALAAHAGLPGGRP
- a CDS encoding Rid family hydrolase codes for the protein MRQSHQLVINGQLQGFAKGVNAEGRFAFVSGVTGRGATIGDQAEDCWNTIKERVESLGGRVENIVQRMTFVTSIADWQAEGGPRQRAWLQKNCPSLIENPPAGTLIGCVGLAQPEYKVEIQVVVALD